From the genome of Gemmatimonas phototrophica, one region includes:
- a CDS encoding RrF2 family transcriptional regulator yields the protein MRITTWAEYGLICALHLARRVGTGPVTGRDVAARERLPGDYVEQILLRMRRAGIVNSTRGARGGYSLARAPEEITVRDVIQASELTTFDLHCVTHPVDAGRCAEAENCSIRPVWMLLQKRIDEVLEGVKLSDLLDDESVVRDRVGLPAYAAPEIPGGLPILQP from the coding sequence ATGCGGATTACAACATGGGCCGAATACGGGCTGATTTGCGCCCTGCACCTTGCTCGACGGGTAGGCACGGGGCCGGTGACTGGCCGCGATGTTGCGGCACGCGAGCGGCTCCCTGGTGACTATGTCGAGCAGATTCTGCTGCGCATGCGTCGCGCGGGCATCGTCAACAGCACGCGGGGAGCGCGCGGTGGGTACTCCCTTGCCAGAGCGCCGGAAGAGATCACGGTGCGCGACGTGATTCAGGCATCGGAACTGACGACCTTTGACCTGCACTGTGTCACGCATCCCGTAGACGCGGGGCGGTGCGCCGAAGCGGAGAATTGCAGTATCCGACCGGTATGGATGCTCCTGCAGAAGCGTATCGATGAAGTGCTCGAGGGCGTGAAGCTCAGCGATCTGCTTGATGACGAATCGGTGGTCCGGGATCGCGTGGGGCTCCCTGCGTATGCCGCGCCCGAGATTCCGGGCGGCTTACCCATCCTCCAGCCTTGA
- a CDS encoding aspartate ammonia-lyase, which produces MSMPSSPVLETRLESDPLGTLEVPADALYGIQTVRALHNFPISGLRPLEPFVVAQVWIKQAAARTHRATGRLDAQRATAIITAADEVLAGHHRDQFVVDPYQAGAGTSHNMNVNEVLANRANELLGAARGQYAPVHPNDHVNMAQSTNDTIPTNIRLAVLRQLPALLRAVQELSEALQDRGRAFDGIVKAGRTHLQDAMPIRLGQEFTAYAGTLERCRRRVAEAADYLNDLGIGGSAVGTGVTVEPQYPALMVQHLREISGIPTLRVGEDRIQLMQSMGDAAAFSGALRGLAIDLSKVASDLRLMVSGPRTGLDEISLPAVQPGSSIMPGKINPSIPEMVNQVCFQVIGCDTTVTMAAEHGQLELNVMMPVIAHNVLLSMQLLTNAMDVLTQKCITGIQANPAMCAYWVERSAALATALMPQIGYAAAAELSKRSVREGVLIRDLVKREAILPLDQVDRVLDLRRLTEIGVPEGHHGAVTGG; this is translated from the coding sequence ATGAGTATGCCGTCGTCACCTGTCTTGGAAACCCGCCTCGAGAGCGATCCGCTGGGGACGCTCGAGGTACCGGCGGACGCGCTGTATGGCATCCAAACAGTCCGCGCGCTGCACAACTTTCCCATCAGCGGGTTGCGACCGCTGGAGCCGTTTGTTGTCGCGCAGGTCTGGATCAAGCAGGCAGCGGCGCGTACGCATCGCGCAACGGGTCGCCTTGATGCCCAACGCGCCACGGCCATTATCACCGCAGCCGACGAAGTGCTCGCCGGGCATCACCGGGATCAGTTTGTCGTCGATCCGTATCAGGCCGGTGCCGGCACCTCTCACAACATGAACGTGAACGAGGTGCTCGCGAATCGAGCCAATGAATTGTTGGGCGCAGCCCGGGGCCAATATGCCCCGGTGCATCCCAATGATCATGTGAATATGGCGCAAAGCACGAACGATACGATCCCTACCAACATCCGCCTGGCGGTCCTGCGCCAGCTGCCAGCGCTATTGCGGGCGGTACAAGAGCTGAGTGAGGCACTGCAGGATCGCGGACGCGCCTTCGACGGAATCGTCAAGGCGGGCCGCACGCATCTGCAGGACGCCATGCCCATCCGCCTCGGCCAGGAGTTCACCGCCTATGCCGGGACACTGGAGCGTTGCCGCCGTCGGGTGGCCGAGGCCGCCGATTATCTCAATGATCTCGGGATCGGTGGGTCGGCCGTTGGCACCGGCGTCACGGTGGAACCGCAGTATCCCGCACTCATGGTCCAGCATCTGCGGGAGATCAGTGGTATTCCCACACTGCGTGTGGGTGAAGATCGTATCCAGCTCATGCAAAGCATGGGAGATGCCGCGGCTTTCAGCGGCGCCTTGCGCGGACTCGCCATTGATCTCTCGAAGGTCGCGAGTGATCTGCGCTTGATGGTGTCCGGCCCGCGCACCGGCCTCGACGAAATATCGCTGCCGGCCGTGCAGCCGGGCTCCAGCATCATGCCGGGCAAGATCAATCCATCCATTCCGGAAATGGTCAATCAGGTCTGCTTTCAGGTGATCGGCTGCGATACCACCGTGACCATGGCCGCTGAACACGGACAACTGGAGCTCAATGTCATGATGCCGGTCATTGCGCATAACGTCCTGCTTTCCATGCAGTTACTCACCAACGCCATGGACGTGCTCACCCAGAAGTGCATCACCGGCATTCAGGCCAATCCGGCCATGTGTGCGTATTGGGTGGAACGCTCGGCGGCATTGGCCACCGCGCTCATGCCACAAATCGGGTACGCCGCCGCAGCGGAACTCTCCAAACGGAGCGTTCGCGAGGGCGTGCTCATTCGGGACTTGGTCAAGCGCGAGGCCATCCTGCCGTTGGATCAGGTGGACCGGGTGCTCGATCTGCGTCGCCTTACGGAGATTGGTGTTCCTGAGGGACACCATGGCGCGGTGACTGGAGGCTAG
- a CDS encoding MBL fold metallo-hydrolase: MSGLRVQQLTVGPLEENCWLLSDPESQQAVLVDPGDEAETLLAAVAATGCRLAGVWLTHCHFDHVGGLAGVVRANPVPIWMHPADQFFYEHAAENAGRWGIQIENPPPAQHQLAEGNTLTLGAYSFAVWHVPGHAPGHVAFIGHELCISGDVLFAGSIGRTDLPLCDPPAMHQSLMRLATLPEGTRVLPGHGVMTTIGRELASNPFLRGAARPIGA, encoded by the coding sequence GTGTCCGGTTTGCGCGTGCAGCAACTGACCGTCGGACCGCTTGAGGAGAACTGCTGGCTGCTCTCCGATCCTGAATCGCAGCAGGCGGTGCTGGTTGATCCCGGTGATGAGGCGGAAACGCTGCTCGCCGCGGTCGCCGCGACTGGGTGTCGGCTGGCCGGTGTCTGGCTTACGCATTGCCACTTTGATCATGTGGGAGGGCTGGCGGGGGTCGTGCGGGCCAATCCGGTACCCATTTGGATGCACCCGGCAGACCAGTTCTTTTACGAGCATGCCGCCGAGAACGCCGGGCGATGGGGCATTCAGATCGAAAACCCGCCCCCGGCCCAGCACCAGCTGGCCGAGGGGAATACACTGACGCTTGGAGCCTACTCCTTTGCCGTATGGCACGTGCCCGGGCACGCTCCCGGTCATGTGGCATTTATCGGGCATGAACTCTGCATTTCAGGTGATGTCCTCTTTGCAGGGTCCATCGGGCGCACTGATCTGCCACTCTGCGACCCGCCAGCCATGCACCAGTCCCTCATGCGCCTGGCCACCCTTCCAGAGGGGACTCGGGTATTACCAGGGCACGGTGTTATGACTACGATCGGGCGTGAGTTGGCGTCCAATCCCTTTCTGCGTGGCGCCGCACGGCCAATCGGGGCCTGA
- the trxB gene encoding thioredoxin-disulfide reductase, with translation MSDSTSENVVIIGSGPAAWTAAIYAARANLSPLVFEGEPVGTELPGGQLMLTTDIENFPGFPEAISGPDLMERMKAQAVHHGTRVVSELVKQVDLSQRPFTITPNYSPAVTAHTIIVATGAAAKWIGLESEIRMAQQGGGVSACAVCDGAMPFFRNKRLAVVGGGDTAMEEAMYLTKFASEVVIIHRRDSFRASKVMANRVLQHPKVRVIWNSQVTEVLGDDFITGLSLADTVTGAVSQLEVGGLFVAIGHTPNTKFLGGQLDTSEFGYIKVAPWRTSTNVDGVFAAGDVIDDYYRQAITSAGTGCMAALEAERWLAHHGIGEAPVLETGESSIATAQD, from the coding sequence ATGTCTGATTCGACTTCCGAAAACGTCGTCATCATCGGATCCGGCCCGGCGGCCTGGACGGCGGCCATCTATGCGGCTCGTGCCAATCTCTCCCCGCTGGTATTCGAGGGTGAGCCGGTCGGCACTGAGCTCCCTGGTGGCCAGCTCATGCTCACGACGGACATCGAGAACTTTCCGGGGTTCCCCGAGGCCATCAGTGGCCCCGACCTCATGGAACGGATGAAGGCGCAGGCGGTGCATCACGGAACGCGGGTGGTGTCCGAACTCGTCAAGCAGGTGGACCTGTCGCAACGCCCGTTCACCATCACACCCAACTACTCGCCTGCCGTCACCGCACACACGATCATCGTAGCGACGGGAGCGGCGGCCAAGTGGATCGGTCTCGAGAGTGAGATTCGCATGGCGCAGCAGGGCGGCGGCGTGTCGGCGTGTGCGGTCTGTGATGGGGCCATGCCCTTCTTCCGTAACAAGCGTCTCGCAGTGGTGGGCGGTGGCGATACTGCAATGGAAGAAGCGATGTATCTCACCAAGTTTGCCAGCGAAGTGGTCATCATTCATCGCCGCGACAGTTTCCGCGCGTCAAAAGTCATGGCCAACCGGGTACTCCAGCATCCCAAGGTCCGGGTGATTTGGAACTCGCAGGTGACCGAGGTGCTGGGTGATGATTTCATCACCGGCCTCTCCCTCGCAGACACCGTGACCGGGGCCGTCAGTCAGCTGGAAGTTGGTGGGCTCTTTGTGGCCATTGGGCACACGCCAAACACCAAGTTCCTCGGCGGGCAGTTGGACACGTCGGAGTTCGGGTACATCAAAGTGGCGCCATGGCGGACCTCCACGAACGTGGATGGCGTCTTTGCCGCAGGCGACGTCATCGATGACTATTATCGGCAGGCGATCACCTCGGCGGGCACCGGCTGCATGGCGGCGCTGGAAGCGGAGCGTTGGCTGGCGCATCACGGCATCGGCGAGGCCCCCGTACTCGAAACGGGTGAAAGCTCCATTGCCACGGCGCAGGACTGA
- a CDS encoding SDR family oxidoreductase, translating into MLRRVALVTGSARRVGAAIARSFAERGYHLVLHHGNSPDDAATLARELEQAHGVRVLVVQEDLQDSSAPARIVQAAVAAFDALDVVVSSASVMEFRDFESVTPDEWARTEAINLRAPFFLMQAAARALNDGGCIIQMADHLADETGFPQLIPHQVTKAAVHQLVRTVAEHLAPRIRVNAIAPGLVLAPEDMTEAAREKFLRDVPLARTGTPLDVVGAVHYLVDAPYITGTLLRVDGGRHLRR; encoded by the coding sequence ATGCTGCGACGGGTGGCACTCGTCACGGGCAGTGCGCGGCGGGTCGGTGCCGCGATTGCGCGCAGTTTTGCGGAACGCGGCTATCACCTCGTGCTGCATCACGGAAACTCGCCCGATGACGCGGCGACACTGGCAAGAGAGCTGGAGCAGGCGCATGGCGTGCGGGTGCTGGTCGTGCAGGAAGACTTGCAGGATTCCTCCGCGCCCGCGCGAATCGTGCAAGCGGCCGTCGCGGCCTTTGATGCCCTTGATGTGGTGGTCAGTTCCGCGTCCGTCATGGAGTTCCGGGACTTCGAGTCTGTTACGCCCGATGAGTGGGCTCGCACCGAAGCCATCAATCTCCGCGCTCCGTTCTTTCTGATGCAGGCAGCAGCGCGTGCGCTGAACGACGGCGGCTGCATCATCCAGATGGCCGACCACCTGGCCGATGAAACCGGGTTCCCGCAACTCATCCCGCATCAGGTCACCAAAGCGGCGGTGCATCAGTTGGTGCGGACGGTGGCCGAACATCTTGCACCGCGCATTCGCGTCAATGCCATCGCGCCGGGACTCGTGCTCGCCCCCGAAGACATGACCGAGGCGGCGCGGGAGAAGTTCTTGCGCGACGTGCCATTGGCTCGCACGGGGACCCCCCTCGATGTGGTCGGTGCGGTGCACTATCTCGTTGACGCACCGTACATCACAGGCACCTTGCTCCGGGTCGATGGTGGACGTCATCTCCGTCGCTAA
- a CDS encoding dihydrolipoamide acetyltransferase family protein, giving the protein MARVDVIMPQMGESIAEGTVSRWLKKVGDSVKRDEPIFEISTDKVDAEIPSPSAGVLMEILVGDGLTVAVNTVVARLETDAAAAAAAPTPEPAASPSADASASVSAAVPRAAVVAAVAAAVPATAIPAASPGSLEDRLRSKSSPLVRKIAAEHGVEISALSGSGIAGRVTRKDLEAFLAARPAGGAAASVAGASMYAPAGVEQHGPLPTPWAGDVVEPMNKIRRLTSDHMSLARKVAAHVTTFFEIDLTRVARIRTAMRKDFEAQSGQKLTYLPFILQAVTMQLKRHPVLNAAVAGTDVIYRKQINLGIAVALEPNGLIVPVVKRADELSLTGLTRTVNDLAARARSKKLNPTEVQDATFTITNPGTFGSITGTPIIPVGTTAILCLGAIEKRPKVITGPDGEDTIAIRTCAYFSLSFDHKVVDGADADRFMSDLKKALESMPETGF; this is encoded by the coding sequence GTGGCTCGTGTAGACGTGATCATGCCGCAGATGGGCGAATCCATCGCTGAAGGAACGGTGTCGCGCTGGTTGAAAAAAGTGGGCGACAGTGTGAAACGTGATGAGCCCATTTTCGAGATCTCCACCGACAAGGTGGATGCGGAAATCCCGTCGCCGTCGGCTGGCGTGCTGATGGAGATTCTCGTCGGTGATGGCCTGACCGTGGCGGTAAACACCGTCGTGGCGCGCCTGGAGACGGACGCCGCCGCGGCTGCCGCCGCGCCGACGCCAGAGCCGGCAGCGTCACCGAGTGCGGACGCATCAGCGTCAGTAAGCGCTGCCGTGCCCCGTGCCGCTGTCGTGGCCGCTGTCGCCGCCGCTGTTCCCGCCACCGCCATTCCCGCCGCGTCCCCGGGCTCCCTCGAAGATCGGCTGCGCTCCAAATCATCGCCGCTCGTGCGGAAAATTGCCGCCGAGCACGGGGTGGAGATCTCCGCGCTCTCCGGAAGCGGCATTGCGGGACGCGTGACACGCAAGGATCTCGAGGCATTTCTCGCCGCCCGGCCCGCTGGCGGTGCCGCGGCGTCAGTCGCCGGCGCGTCCATGTACGCCCCCGCCGGGGTGGAGCAGCACGGGCCGCTCCCCACTCCATGGGCTGGCGATGTCGTTGAACCCATGAACAAGATCCGTCGGTTGACGTCGGATCACATGAGTCTCGCCCGCAAGGTCGCGGCACACGTGACCACGTTCTTCGAAATCGATCTCACGCGCGTGGCCCGCATTCGCACGGCGATGCGCAAGGATTTCGAGGCACAGTCCGGACAGAAGCTCACGTACCTGCCGTTCATCCTGCAGGCTGTCACCATGCAGCTCAAGCGTCATCCGGTGCTTAATGCGGCGGTCGCCGGTACTGACGTCATTTATCGCAAGCAGATCAACCTCGGTATTGCCGTCGCGCTCGAACCGAACGGCCTCATCGTTCCCGTCGTCAAGCGCGCCGATGAGTTGTCCCTGACCGGACTGACGCGGACGGTGAATGACCTCGCCGCACGCGCCCGCAGCAAGAAGCTCAATCCCACCGAGGTCCAGGACGCCACGTTCACCATCACCAACCCGGGAACGTTTGGCTCCATCACCGGTACGCCCATCATTCCCGTTGGCACCACGGCCATTCTGTGCCTCGGTGCCATTGAGAAGCGTCCCAAAGTCATTACCGGACCGGATGGTGAGGACACCATCGCCATCCGTACCTGCGCCTATTTCTCGCTGTCCTTCGACCACAAGGTCGTGGACGGTGCGGACGCCGATCGTTTTATGTCCGACCTCAAGAAGGCGCTTGAATCCATGCCCGAAACGGGATTCTGA
- a CDS encoding inositol-3-phosphate synthase: MSDSTRGTPANIAPATGKLAIFTPGLGAVATTFIAGVERVRRGLSVPIGSLTQMATIRLGKRTDNRSPMIKEFVPLAALNDIVFGAWDPIPDDAYTAATKAGVLTKDDLEPVADFLKGIKPMPAVFESRYVTRITGATNVKTGATKRDLAEQLRADMRNFMAANGATRGAMVWTGSTETYIKPGPQHQTIEAFEKAMDENDDSIAPSMLYAYAAIMEGVAYCNGAPNLSADFPALIDLANKKGVVISGKDFKTGQTWMKTVIAPGMKARMLGLEGWYSTNILGNRDGEVLDDPASFKTKEESKLSVLHTILQPDKYPELYKDFSHVVRINYYPPRGDNKEGWDNIDIKGWLGYPMQIKVNFLCRDSILAAPLVLDLALFSDFAQRAGMKGIQEWLSFYYKAPTVAAGLQPEHDLFIQQTKLKNTLRHLMGEEQITHLGLEYYQ, translated from the coding sequence GTGTCCGACTCGACCCGCGGGACGCCCGCGAATATCGCCCCGGCCACGGGCAAGCTGGCCATCTTTACGCCGGGCCTCGGCGCCGTGGCGACGACTTTCATCGCCGGCGTCGAGCGTGTGCGCCGCGGTCTGTCGGTGCCCATTGGTTCGCTTACGCAAATGGCCACCATTCGGCTTGGCAAGCGCACGGACAACCGCAGCCCGATGATCAAGGAGTTCGTGCCCCTCGCCGCGCTCAATGACATCGTGTTCGGGGCCTGGGACCCCATTCCGGATGACGCCTACACCGCCGCCACCAAGGCCGGCGTGCTGACCAAGGACGATCTCGAGCCGGTTGCCGATTTCCTGAAGGGCATCAAGCCCATGCCCGCGGTGTTCGAAAGCCGCTACGTCACGCGCATCACTGGCGCCACCAACGTCAAGACGGGGGCGACCAAGCGCGATCTCGCCGAGCAGCTGCGCGCTGACATGCGCAACTTCATGGCGGCCAACGGGGCCACGCGCGGCGCCATGGTGTGGACCGGATCCACGGAGACCTACATCAAGCCCGGCCCGCAGCACCAGACCATCGAGGCCTTTGAAAAGGCCATGGACGAAAACGACGACTCTATCGCGCCGTCCATGCTGTACGCCTATGCCGCCATCATGGAAGGCGTGGCGTACTGCAATGGTGCCCCCAATCTGTCCGCCGATTTCCCGGCCCTCATTGACCTCGCCAACAAGAAGGGTGTGGTCATCTCGGGCAAGGACTTCAAGACCGGGCAGACGTGGATGAAGACCGTGATCGCCCCGGGCATGAAGGCGCGCATGCTGGGCCTCGAAGGCTGGTACTCCACCAATATCCTGGGCAATCGGGACGGCGAAGTGCTCGACGATCCGGCGTCGTTCAAGACCAAGGAAGAGTCCAAGCTGTCCGTGCTGCACACCATCCTGCAGCCCGACAAGTACCCCGAGCTGTACAAGGATTTCTCGCACGTGGTGCGCATCAACTATTACCCACCGCGCGGCGACAACAAGGAAGGGTGGGACAACATCGACATCAAGGGGTGGCTCGGCTACCCGATGCAGATCAAGGTCAACTTCCTCTGCCGCGACTCCATTCTGGCCGCGCCGCTCGTGCTCGACTTGGCGCTGTTCTCCGACTTTGCCCAGCGCGCCGGCATGAAGGGCATTCAGGAATGGTTAAGCTTCTATTACAAGGCGCCTACGGTCGCTGCGGGACTCCAGCCCGAGCATGATCTTTTCATTCAGCAGACCAAGCTGAAGAACACACTCCGCCACCTCATGGGTGAAGAGCAGATCACGCACCTCGGACTCGAATACTACCAGTGA